A single genomic interval of Aureliella helgolandensis harbors:
- a CDS encoding multiheme c-type cytochrome, with protein MNTPAPASKASSTGHRPPPKRVISARMRIVLVVVLGLFSLLLANGMYLSAITALQHFTGLVYEDLFYQFMFLAHLVLGFLLIAPVILFGIVHMLAAKNRRNRRAVKIGYTLFAISIVVLISGILLTRQFGIDLKQPAIRSIVYWSHIVAPIAAIWLYWLHRLVGPRIKWYVGRRIAMATVVVIGLMVVFQTQDPRQWNQAGPKEGDKYFEPSLARTATGNFIPAHAMQNDEYCMKCHQDIYNNWFHSAHHFSSFNNPAYLASVRETRKKMLERDDDVKGSRWCAGCHDPVPFFSGAFDKVDYDDVNDPTSQAGITCTVCHAITHVGSIADGIRTTRGNADYVIEEPIQYPFAYSENSILQKVNELLIKAKPSFHKKTFLKPLHKSAEYCGTCHKVHLPKQLTAYKEFLRGQNHYDSYLLSGVSGHGASSFYYPPEAEENCNECHMPAIASNDFGAKYSEKLGQPAVHDHFFPGANTALPWWRGEDEWVEYARKLLIDVTRVDIFGVREEGAIDGQLIAPLGPEYPTLEAGKSYLLETVIRTTKLGHHLTQGTVDSNELWLEVVATSGDRVLGTSGGMDELGEVDPWSHFVNVFMLDRHGDRIARRNAEDIFVPLYNHQIPPGAGQTVHYGLDLPQDISEPIKVTLKLKYRKFDKEFLDFMNANHREGDIEFRGRGPAGETPNQLPVTVMAEDTVVFDVKQADGSVAMADRAQRKTPELWQRWNDYGIGMLLAGKSQLRQAGDAFREVEKLGRFDGPLNLARVQFSEGDLDGATASLARSANMEPAPPAWTLAWLSGEVNRQQGFLEQAEQNFRSVLEDDTAERRERKFDFSLDHRVRNSLGLTLIDLAEIAEIRGETERRDALLQQAEKEFLQVLQVDSEDVSAHANLATLYRRTGDEQRASQHGELQLKYKMDDNAADVAKPIARRQYPAADHAAEPLVIYSLK; from the coding sequence ATGAATACCCCAGCCCCTGCATCGAAAGCGTCCTCAACCGGTCATAGGCCACCTCCCAAACGCGTCATTAGCGCGAGGATGCGCATCGTTCTCGTCGTCGTGTTGGGCCTGTTCTCTTTGCTGCTCGCCAACGGCATGTATCTTTCCGCCATCACCGCCCTACAGCACTTTACAGGGTTGGTCTATGAGGATCTCTTCTACCAATTCATGTTCTTAGCCCACTTGGTGCTAGGCTTCCTGTTGATTGCGCCGGTCATTCTGTTTGGCATCGTTCACATGTTGGCCGCCAAGAATCGCCGTAATCGTCGAGCGGTCAAGATCGGCTATACATTGTTCGCGATCTCCATCGTCGTCCTTATCTCGGGCATCCTGCTTACACGGCAATTCGGAATTGATCTCAAACAACCGGCCATACGCAGCATCGTGTATTGGTCGCACATCGTCGCCCCAATTGCTGCGATCTGGTTGTACTGGCTACATCGTCTAGTGGGACCTCGTATTAAATGGTACGTGGGCCGTCGGATTGCAATGGCGACGGTGGTCGTTATTGGATTGATGGTCGTCTTCCAAACTCAAGATCCGCGACAGTGGAATCAGGCTGGCCCCAAGGAAGGCGACAAGTACTTTGAACCTTCTTTGGCGCGTACGGCGACCGGTAACTTTATCCCTGCCCATGCCATGCAGAACGATGAGTATTGCATGAAGTGCCATCAAGACATTTACAACAATTGGTTCCACAGCGCACACCATTTCAGCTCCTTCAACAATCCGGCCTACCTAGCATCGGTTCGTGAAACTCGCAAGAAAATGTTGGAGCGCGATGACGATGTGAAAGGCTCGCGTTGGTGTGCCGGCTGCCATGACCCCGTGCCGTTCTTCTCGGGCGCCTTTGACAAAGTTGACTACGACGACGTCAACGATCCAACCAGCCAAGCGGGTATTACTTGCACAGTCTGCCACGCCATTACGCATGTCGGTTCGATCGCCGATGGCATCCGTACCACTCGTGGTAATGCGGATTATGTGATTGAAGAACCAATCCAGTACCCTTTTGCATACAGTGAGAACTCAATTCTACAGAAGGTGAATGAGTTGCTCATCAAAGCCAAACCAAGCTTTCACAAGAAGACCTTCTTAAAACCATTACATAAGTCTGCCGAGTATTGCGGAACGTGCCACAAGGTTCATCTCCCCAAACAATTGACGGCCTACAAAGAGTTTCTGCGAGGACAGAACCACTATGACAGTTACTTGTTAAGTGGAGTGTCAGGCCATGGAGCGAGTAGCTTCTATTACCCGCCGGAAGCTGAGGAGAACTGTAACGAATGCCACATGCCGGCGATCGCCTCGAATGATTTTGGAGCCAAGTACTCTGAAAAGCTCGGACAGCCCGCCGTTCACGATCACTTTTTTCCTGGCGCCAACACGGCTCTCCCTTGGTGGCGAGGCGAAGATGAATGGGTGGAGTATGCGCGGAAACTGCTGATCGATGTTACACGAGTCGACATCTTTGGCGTGCGTGAGGAGGGAGCCATCGATGGCCAGCTTATCGCCCCCCTGGGCCCTGAATACCCAACGCTGGAGGCCGGCAAGAGCTACCTCCTAGAAACCGTTATTCGAACGACCAAGCTCGGGCACCATTTAACGCAAGGCACCGTCGATTCGAACGAATTGTGGTTGGAAGTCGTCGCGACTAGTGGAGATCGAGTCCTGGGAACCAGCGGTGGCATGGACGAGCTGGGAGAGGTCGATCCCTGGTCGCACTTCGTCAACGTATTTATGCTCGACCGCCACGGAGATCGCATCGCGCGCCGCAACGCAGAAGACATCTTCGTACCGCTTTACAATCACCAAATCCCTCCAGGTGCTGGGCAAACGGTCCACTACGGGTTGGACCTCCCACAGGATATCAGCGAGCCGATCAAGGTTACGTTGAAACTCAAATACCGCAAGTTCGACAAGGAATTTCTCGACTTCATGAACGCAAACCATCGGGAAGGGGATATTGAGTTCCGAGGCCGTGGCCCAGCAGGAGAGACCCCCAATCAGTTACCGGTGACCGTCATGGCAGAAGATACCGTCGTGTTTGATGTGAAGCAGGCGGACGGTAGCGTTGCGATGGCCGACCGTGCACAGCGCAAGACACCCGAGCTTTGGCAGCGTTGGAACGATTACGGCATCGGCATGTTGCTTGCCGGGAAATCGCAACTGCGGCAAGCGGGCGACGCCTTCCGAGAGGTTGAGAAGCTAGGCAGATTCGACGGACCGTTGAATTTAGCCCGAGTGCAATTCTCCGAAGGCGACCTGGATGGTGCCACCGCTTCCTTGGCGCGATCCGCCAACATGGAACCAGCTCCACCGGCCTGGACGCTCGCCTGGCTCAGTGGTGAAGTCAATCGCCAACAAGGCTTCCTGGAACAAGCCGAACAGAACTTCCGTAGCGTACTGGAGGATGACACGGCCGAACGACGGGAGCGCAAATTTGATTTCAGCCTCGATCACCGCGTCAGAAACTCTCTGGGCCTGACGCTAATTGACCTGGCAGAAATTGCTGAAATTCGTGGCGAGACCGAGCGTCGAGACGCGCTGCTGCAACAAGCTGAAAAGGAATTTCTCCAAGTCTTGCAAGTCGACTCCGAGGATGTCTCCGCACATGCAAACCTAGCCACGCTCTATCGTCGTACCGGCGATGAACAGCGAGCCTCCCAACACGGCGAGTTGCAGCTCAAATACAAGATGGATGATAACGCTGCCGACGTAGCCAAACCCATCGCACGTCGCCAGTACCCCGCAGCCGACCATGCTGCCGAACCGCTCGTTATCTACTCGTTGAAATAA